The genomic DNA CACAAAGGTCAAGAAAAATCCCAGGTTCTATTTTTTTTTGTGGTTTTATTTCTCAAATGAAATGCATAATTCCCCTCGGTTCAGGGGCTGACAATAACTTTAGATGCCTCTTGGAGATCATTAGCAATAGTTTAGAGTACAGATCTCTGGTCTACTGCGGTATTCCTTGCCATGTATCGTGATTAAACTCTCTTTACTGGTATGTAAATTTTAAAATAATGAATAAACTCTCTGTTATTGCCATGAAACAGATCGAGAACATTCCTCTCGATGGCCTCTCCGTCTATGGTAAAACCCTCCTGGTCTATAAACTTAATCAAATTGTCATAAACCCTATCGATATCTTCCAGATCGATACGAAGAATCCTGGCATTGGCACAGGCGTAGAGCCGGCTTTCCACGATGGAAAGATCTGCTGATTTTGTCTCACAGGGATATTCTGAGATGAAGCCGTAGCTCTTATATCTGTGATAGTTGCGGGTCAGAAGATCATTCATTTCTATTGTTGAAAAAATATTTGCAAAAGAGATCCACTCATCGCTGGTTGCCTTATTGATTCTGACAATCTCATTGATCTCAAGCTCATCTCGGTCTTTTTCAAATTCCTTGGAAATAATCCAGAACGTAGGCATTTTCTTTATTTCCATAAGACCGTCCGTACTGACATCCCTGATATTCTCAAAAAGAGAATCCACTCTTGTTTCAAGAGATTTCAGATGCTCTATCTTTTGACGAATCTCTATTCGGTGATGCTCAAGCTCCATCTGAATCATATGGGGACTATCCTGGTTCAGAATACTCTGGAGCTTTTCGATGGATGTGCCTGCCGTACGTAGAAATATTATTGTAGAGATCATTTCAAACTGGGCTTTGGAATAGTAGCGATAGCCGTTCCCCCCTTTTTTCCAGGGTTTGATCAATTGGATTCTATCGTAGTACCGCAGGGTCTCCGTCGAAACATTAAAAAGCTTGGAAACCTCTCCGACCGTGTAAAACTCTTTCATATGATCTTATTCCTCCGAGATGATTTATCAGTATAGATACTACTTCAGAAGTATATAGGAATCACTCAAAAGGGTGGAAATAAACATTAGCCGCAGTAGCAAAAATGGTAATTATTCGGATCGAACAAAGGCAAGTGAAGTCGTATATTAGGGAAGAGAATTAACTTCACTCTTGACGTTTCTCCCTGATTGTAATGATCTTACTTCGTAAGAAAAACATGAAAAGAATCTTTTTCAGTCCTGTACTGAATATCCTCCAGTAAATCTGAATATACTCTTCTTTACAGCTCATCTGGGCAAGGATATATTGGCCTGAATAACAAATCGTTATCAAACAAAGGAAGGAACTATGAAACGAAATTTTTTCATTACAGTATTGATCCTGGCTGTTACTCTATCGGTGTACTGCAGTGGTCAGAAAGATTCATCAGGAGCCGTAAAACCCGTCATTCGCTACGCCTATCAATGGACAGGTGATTTTGATGAGCAGATGAAAATCTATGCCGACGCGGTAGAGGATGAATTTATTCTCGAATTAGAATGTACCCCCGGACTCGACCACAAACAGAAAATCCAGGTAGAAATAGCAGCCGGAGAAACTCCTGATATCTATCAGTACTGGAGCTATGAGACAAATCTGAGAGATATGGCGGAAAATGACATCATCCTCAATGTAAATGACTACCTGGCCGTTACCAACAAGGTTTCCCGTGATAGTTTTAGCGCCGGTGCCTGGTCGGCCACTGAAGTGGATGGACAGAACTATGGATTTCCTGTTTCCAGTTTCAAAGGATTCTTTCTGGCGAATAAGGCACTCTTTGACAGCTATGGCCTGGATCTACCTGAAACATGGTCTGATCTGGAGCAGATTGCAGGTGTTTTTAGAGAAAACGGTATAATTCCTTTAAGTATGGGCAGTATCAAAGGAGATCCGGGTCACCTGTTCTTCAGCTCACTGGCCTTTCAGGCTGCAGATGGTTATGCAGATGCACAGGCTCTTGCCGGTACTCTTAATTTCGATACCAATGCCAATCACAGGGCGGCGGATGCGATCGCTGACCTGATTGAGTGGAAGATTATGCCCTCTGATACCATAACAAACGGCGGATGGGGACCTCAGACTGCCTTGTACAACAGCCGGAAAGCGGCCATGATTTTTTCTTTCCCCTGGAAAATCAGTGATTTCAATACAGAGATTGTTGAGGAATCCGTTCTGATTCCCGTACCGTCCATCCCCGGTGCCGAGAATTCCTCTGCCGGATTCACTGTAGGAGGGATCTCAATCAGCAATCTGATCAATAAGAAATCCTTCAATGATCCTGCAAAACAGGCAGCAGTTGTCACTCTGACAGATTACCTTCTCTCAGATAAGGTCTATACCGATGTGGCTCTCAACGGAAAAGGATTCCCCGCAAAGATACTGGAACTCCCTGAAGGGCAGGATACTCTTTTTGACATGGTGCAGAACTTTACTTCCGAACAGGATATCTATGGCATTCACGAATTCTTTTTTCCTACTCTGGTAACCTTCGATGGATATAAGAGTGCTTGTGATGAACTATATGCAGGTGCTGTTACTCCTGATGAGTTTGTAGAAAAAATTCAGAAAGGTCTGAATCGACTGCAGTAGGGATTTTAATATAATTATTTATTCCCGGAGCGGCATTCCTCTCTGGGAATAGTTAAGGAGCAATTCTCTTGAAACACCATGACACACCCTTCTGCCTGGCATTTCTGGCTCCGGCATTCCTTCTGTATTCGGTTTTGATGATCCTACCTATTTTTCTTTCCGCAGGATACGGATTCTTTTCCTGGAATGCCATTGGCGCTAAAACTTTTGTGGGACTTCAGAATTACAGGGAACTGTTAAGTGATCCCGATTACTGGATTACCTTCAAAAATACGGCTGTTCTGATCGCCGCTTCTTTAATTTTTCAGCTGCCCATTGCTTTTCTTGTCAGTTTCATTCTGCATGGTATGGGCAAAAAATCAGAAATTTACCGGACAATATATTTCTTTCCAGTGGTTATCAGTCCGATTGCCATCGGAACTCTATTCGCTCTGCTGTATAACGGTGAGCTTGGACCTTTGAATTCTCTTTTGGAATTACTGATGGGACCGGAGGGACGAAGGAACTGGCTTTCTGATTCTGATCTGGTTCTGGGATCGGTGATTGCTCCGGATGTATGGAGGTATATCGGCTACTATATCGTTATTTTCTATGCCGGCCTACAGGGAATACCTTCTTCCTTATACGAGAGTGCTCTTATTGACGGTGCGTCGAAGAAAACAGTTTTCTTCCGGATCATCATTCCTCTTCTGACACATGTAATACAGATCTGCTTCATCCTCAGTGTGACCGGATGTCTGAAGTCATTTGCCTTGCCTCTGGCATTAACAGACGGCGGCCCCGGTGTGCGGTCCAGTTATCTGTCTCTGTATATGTTTAAAACCGCATTCTCCCATCACCGCTTTGGTTACGGGAGTGCTGTTACCATGACAATTTTGATTTACGCCCTCGGTTTGACGGCGATTTTAAAAAGGGCGTTTCCCCGGGAAACCGCCGAATATTGAGGATTCTGTAATGCAAATCAATGGAAAAACACGGCTGACTCATGTCTTTCTCACCCTGCTGGCCATCACAATGATCTATCCCTTTTTCTGGGTGATTATAAGTTCTCTGAAAACGACGGATGAAATATTTACCTCCGCCTTCTCCTTACCGACGAGTCTTCGTTTTAATAACTATTATAATGCCTGGATAAAGGCCTCTATCGGAACCTGCTTCAGGAATAGTGTTATTGTCTCAGTTATTGCTCTGGCGCTGACTCTGCTGTTTGCTTCTATGGCCGCCTATGTTTTGGCTCGAAAATGGAAAAACAGGCTACTGTTTACATATTTCACTCTGGGAATAATGGTCCCCCTCCAGGCCATTGTTATTCCCTCTTTCATCATTATCCGTAATCTGGGACTGATCAACACGCGGGCAGGACTGATACTGATCTATGCTGTTAGCGGGATCTCCTTTGGAATCTTTGTCCTGACCGGGTTCTTTAAGACTATTCCGGTGGAGATGGAGGAGGCGGCTGTTATTGACGGCTGCGGATCGGGAACTACCTTTTTCAGAATCATACTGCCTATGGCTAAACCGGCACTTGCCACCGTGGGAATACTGTCGTTCCTCCAATACTGGAACGAGTACCTCTTCGCCTCGGTTTTGATCGCTAAGGCTGAATATAAGACCCTGACACAGGGAATCATGGCTCTCCGCGGCCCCTACACGACTGATTATGGAATGCTGACCGCCGGACTGGCTTTAGCCATAGTTCCTCTGATGGTTGCATATGTGATACTGCAGAAGCAGGTTATTGAAGGAATGACCGCTGGTGCGGTCAAAGGATAAGAGACATCAATGATAAATTATGAAAAACTATGGATAACCATACCCACATACTGGGGAGATTATGGATCTCCTGACAACCCACCCTGTATTGATTTTGATCATCCCACATCTCCGGATGGAGAAGAAACCCTGAGCCGGACAATGGGCAGCCTCTGTCGCTTGTCGGGAGATTTCAATCTTCTTATCGTTCTGGCTGTAACACATATAGAATACCTTCAGAAGGTTCGAAAAAGGGTTGAGCAGATACTCGAACCCTTCCGGTCTGAAAAAAAGCTGTATCTTGTGACTCCCACAGAGGTGGAGCAGATCAACAGTCTATTGAAAACACCTCTGCTTAAGATGGATAGCTATGGCAACATCCGGAATGTGCAGCTGTTTGTTCCCTATTGCAGTGGAGCTGAATTTGTAATCGGTATTGATGATGATGAGATTGTTGAAGACCGTGAGTATCTGAAAAAAGCGCTAAACGCAATGAATGAGAACGATGATATCGGCGGTATGGCCGGTCCTTACTACGACAGGGAGGGCGAATTTCGTCTGAAGGGTGCCGAAGCTCTTTTTCAGGAAGAGAATATCTTCCTGAAAAAGAATTATTACATGAATGAGGCTCTGAAAATAGCCATGTCCGGAGAGAGCTCTCCTGCCCCGGGATCTGTAGCCTTCGGCGGGAATATGGTTTTCCGGAGAGATACGATCGCTCGGGTATGTCATGATCCCTTTATTCCCCGAGGTGAAGATTATGATTATGTGATCAATGCTCTGATGAAAGGCATCCGGTTTTATTTTCACCAAGATATTGGAATTGTACATCTGCCACCCGATTCGACGGGCAGTCAGGCGGGAGACAATGTCAGAAAACTGAAGGCGGATATCAGACGGTTTCTTTATATGAAGACCAAACTGACTGAACACCGGAAACAATGTCCTCAGGAAAACTTCAGTTATGATCTGTTGAATCCTTATCCGGGAGCATTTTTGGATGATTCAAAGGATCTTCCCGAGCATGCTGTCTCTGCTCTGCTGAAAGGGTATTCGGATCATTTTGATGCAGAATCGTCCAGGGATTTTGTTAAACAGGCGTCAGAAGAATCTGTCCGGAAGGCTGCTGAGTTTTTCAACTATAGACAACTGTGGCATGAACAGCTTTCACTCAACTCCACAGATACGGTAATCGGCGCTGCTATAGCGCGGATGTGTTTCATCAGTTAACCTCTCTTGACTCCCCCCATGGGGGGGAGTATCTTGAGAGTCATTCTGAATCGTCTGCTTACCGGCGGAACGGGAAAGGTTGTGATGATGAATAACAGAATAAGGCACTCAGTTCAGGATCTGTTATGATAAAGAGCCTCTCCCGGCTGCGCCGGAAACTTATGAACCTGACCATAGGCAAGGAAATACTTGCCGCATTGCTGTGTACTGCACTTTTGCCCACCGGAATCCTCGGTATTTACGGTGGCTGGCAGCTGAAGAAATTCCTAGATAAAGAGATTGTCAGCTATAACCGGGAACTGGTCCGGCAGGCCGGACAAAAACTTGATTACCTGGCGGAAGATATCGCCACGGCTCAGAAACAGTTGATTGTTCATACCATCTCATCCCCCCTGTTTTTCCAGTATAATGAAATCCCTCTGTCTGAACGGATTCGGGAGATAAAGGACACCAATTCTTATCTGGATACTCTCCGTCAGGTCTATCCATTTATTGAATCAATCTATCTGATTGATAATCATCAGCGGGTCTACTCCAGTCTGCTTGATTTTAACAGAGAAGAACTGCTTTCTTCCTCCTGGGTTGAAGAGCTTTTTAATCAGCCTTACGGGTATCGGATAATCCCCCTTCATCTTGCGGGATATGCTGCGGCTTCAGAAGATGACCCGGTATCTACGACCATCAGTGTTGTCCGCAAGGTCACTCGTATGGGAAACCCTGAGGAAGGGACTCTTATTCAGATTGATCTAGAGGAGCGTCTTATTGCCGAAACTCTGGAGGAATACCCTCTGGGAAGCAACGGCTATATCATGCTTCTGGATGGAGATGGTCAAGTCCTTGGTTCCTCTATGGGAAAAGGCGGCATAATCCCGCCGGCCCGCAGGGGGATGCAGGAGTTTTCCTTCACCCTTGAAAATTTTGACTGGACTCTGGTTGCACGTCTCTGGCCGAAGGAACTGTTTTCAGGAAGGGGCATTACACTCTGGATTTTTATGGTTTTGGTTTTTTCTGTCCTTGTTCTTTCTGTCTTCTTCTCTATTGTTGTCTCCCGGAGAATTACAGGACCTCTCAGTAGGGTTATTGATGCCATGGAGCAGATGGGAAGCGGAGATTTCAGCCGAAGACTGCCCGAGGTGGCCAACAATGATCTAAGGTCTCTGGTAAAAGGTATAAACCGGATGAGTGATCATCTACAGGTACTCGTTGCCAATATCGCCCGGAAGGAAGAAGAGAAGAATCGGGCGCAGATGAATGCTCTTCAGGCGCAGATTAACCCACACTTTCTGTACAATACACTGGATGTCATCCGTGGAATATCCCAGGCCCAGGGAAATCAGGAAGTTGTGGATATCACGGCATCTCTGGCAAAGGTCTTCCGCTTCAGCATCGGGACGAAAGAGGTTGTAACTGTCGCCCGGGAACTGGAAAATATTGAGCACTATCTTAAAATTCAGGAATTCCGCTTTGGAGATCGTTTCCGTGTGGAGTATCAAATTGAGGAAGGGATTTCAGAATGCTGGACAGTGAAACTTATTTTACAGCCCCTGGTTGAAAATGCTTTTAAATACGGACTGGAAGAATGTCGACGGGATGGTCTGCTGGTCATCAGAGGAAAAAGAGTAGAAGACCTTATTCTTCTGACAGTGGAAAACAATGGACCGGATATCGATCCATTACGTGCTGAGGAGATTAATGCAAAATTCAGGAATGGAATTGCTGAAAGGAATGTGGAAAAGGTCGGTGGAATGGGTCTGTATAATGTAGATGCCAGGCTGAAGCTTCATTTCGGATATTCGTCGGGGGTTTTGATCAAACCGCGTATTGGTGGAGGAACGGAAGTCACATTAACATTTCCCTATCGGATTGAAATGGAGGAGGACTGAGTGACATTTACAGTTGTAGTTGTAGATGATGAATATTGGATACGCAGCCTGGTCTGCTCATACCTCCCCACAGAAGATGAAGGATTCGTTCTTTTGGGAGAAGCAAGGGACGGCATTGATGGACTGGAGCTCTGTCAAAGAGTCAATCCGGACATACTGATTACAGATATCAAAATGCCCGGATTCGGGGGGCTTGAACTGCTGGAAGCTGTAAAAAAAATGAGTCCAGACACTCAGGTAATCATAATTAGTGGATATGAAGAATTTGAATTTGCCCGGAGAGCCATGAAAAACGGAGTATTGGATTACCTTATAAAACCCATCGAAAAATCATCTGTTCGTAAAGCTCTTTTTCAGGCTGCCGGAATTCTGAAAGAAATACAAACGGAAAAGAAGCAGATTAGCGAAATGCAGAATAAAGTACAGCGCTTGGAGAATATTTTTTCTTCTTCATGCGAACTCCCTACCATACAGGATAAGCGGATACAGCGAGCTCTCAATTTAATATATAAAAATTATTTCAGAGATATTTCACTGGATGAGGCAGCTTCAGAGGCGGCAATGAATCCAAATTACTTTTCAGAATGCTTCAAAAATAAAATGGGTCAGGGATTCTGTGATTTTTTGACCGTCTACCGGCTCCAAAGGGCAGCTGAACTTCTACTGAATCCTGAATTAAAAATCAGAGAGATTGCCCTGCAAACCGGTTTCCGGGATCCCAATTATTTTTCACGAATATTTAAGAAAGCTACGGGGCACAGTCCTAGTGAATGCCGCAATAATAATGTAGATATTGAGAGTCTGATGAGAGGTACAGTGACAGAACTAAGAACATTGACTGAAGATGATAAACAATGTGCTTGCAGGGATACGCTGGTTAAGGCAGGAGAAGAAATGTTTGAGGGGCTACAGCAAACCCCACCAAAGAGATGAGTAGAATAGTTAATCCATTTCTTTATGATTCTGCGTCTTTTGATTACTTCCTGCTTTATTTATGTTATAAAAAAGAGAATGTGAACCTATTTCAATTTCCGGACACTAAAAGGTGATATCTATTTTCCCCCTACCCTTATGCATGGATGTGAAATCGTCCTTAGTACCCAGAGCAAAGAGTACGCTGATTGTTTCTCCCCTGACAATATTGTGATCAAACTCATCGGCCGATGTCAGAGCTTTTCTGAAGCGGATCGTCGTTCTCTTCTTCTTTTCTTCTCCGCCGAGGATTTCAATATCGTCACTCCCTCCCATGGAATCATCAGAGACATGAGATGTAAGCCAGGAACCGTAATCATCCTGGATAAATACTTCATCATCCTTCACATATCCAATGATAAAATCGGCTCCCTGCATCATCTGTTCGGGATTGAGACCTATGGCGATCCAGCCCTCAGTTTCAGCTTCAAGAGTAGCTTCCATATAGTCTCCTATGATCTCCCATGTAAATGTTATTCCCGAGACAGTGACAGTATTTACGGTCTGTTCAGTAAGTGAAGACATCTTTGGTTCTGCAATATCAGAGCTCTTT from Oceanispirochaeta sp. M1 includes the following:
- a CDS encoding response regulator; this encodes MTFTVVVVDDEYWIRSLVCSYLPTEDEGFVLLGEARDGIDGLELCQRVNPDILITDIKMPGFGGLELLEAVKKMSPDTQVIIISGYEEFEFARRAMKNGVLDYLIKPIEKSSVRKALFQAAGILKEIQTEKKQISEMQNKVQRLENIFSSSCELPTIQDKRIQRALNLIYKNYFRDISLDEAASEAAMNPNYFSECFKNKMGQGFCDFLTVYRLQRAAELLLNPELKIREIALQTGFRDPNYFSRIFKKATGHSPSECRNNNVDIESLMRGTVTELRTLTEDDKQCACRDTLVKAGEEMFEGLQQTPPKR
- a CDS encoding sensor histidine kinase, which encodes MIKSLSRLRRKLMNLTIGKEILAALLCTALLPTGILGIYGGWQLKKFLDKEIVSYNRELVRQAGQKLDYLAEDIATAQKQLIVHTISSPLFFQYNEIPLSERIREIKDTNSYLDTLRQVYPFIESIYLIDNHQRVYSSLLDFNREELLSSSWVEELFNQPYGYRIIPLHLAGYAAASEDDPVSTTISVVRKVTRMGNPEEGTLIQIDLEERLIAETLEEYPLGSNGYIMLLDGDGQVLGSSMGKGGIIPPARRGMQEFSFTLENFDWTLVARLWPKELFSGRGITLWIFMVLVFSVLVLSVFFSIVVSRRITGPLSRVIDAMEQMGSGDFSRRLPEVANNDLRSLVKGINRMSDHLQVLVANIARKEEEKNRAQMNALQAQINPHFLYNTLDVIRGISQAQGNQEVVDITASLAKVFRFSIGTKEVVTVARELENIEHYLKIQEFRFGDRFRVEYQIEEGISECWTVKLILQPLVENAFKYGLEECRRDGLLVIRGKRVEDLILLTVENNGPDIDPLRAEEINAKFRNGIAERNVEKVGGMGLYNVDARLKLHFGYSSGVLIKPRIGGGTEVTLTFPYRIEMEED
- a CDS encoding carbohydrate ABC transporter permease, with product MQINGKTRLTHVFLTLLAITMIYPFFWVIISSLKTTDEIFTSAFSLPTSLRFNNYYNAWIKASIGTCFRNSVIVSVIALALTLLFASMAAYVLARKWKNRLLFTYFTLGIMVPLQAIVIPSFIIIRNLGLINTRAGLILIYAVSGISFGIFVLTGFFKTIPVEMEEAAVIDGCGSGTTFFRIILPMAKPALATVGILSFLQYWNEYLFASVLIAKAEYKTLTQGIMALRGPYTTDYGMLTAGLALAIVPLMVAYVILQKQVIEGMTAGAVKG
- a CDS encoding carbohydrate ABC transporter permease, coding for MKHHDTPFCLAFLAPAFLLYSVLMILPIFLSAGYGFFSWNAIGAKTFVGLQNYRELLSDPDYWITFKNTAVLIAASLIFQLPIAFLVSFILHGMGKKSEIYRTIYFFPVVISPIAIGTLFALLYNGELGPLNSLLELLMGPEGRRNWLSDSDLVLGSVIAPDVWRYIGYYIVIFYAGLQGIPSSLYESALIDGASKKTVFFRIIIPLLTHVIQICFILSVTGCLKSFALPLALTDGGPGVRSSYLSLYMFKTAFSHHRFGYGSAVTMTILIYALGLTAILKRAFPRETAEY
- a CDS encoding DOMON domain-containing protein, which produces MAYEILWRVHAILMSTSFISMLCAVVISIVWKKRKWRYKVHRRLGLYAGISGVTALITAVVMVQINSGYHLTSRHALGGAFTATLLIATPLIALGIKTSKKKKLLKRVHKVSGYLTLLFMTVSIFFGLLFVGLINIPEKKKSSDIAEPKMSSLTEQTVNTVTVSGITFTWEIIGDYMEATLEAETEGWIAIGLNPEQMMQGADFIIGYVKDDEVFIQDDYGSWLTSHVSDDSMGGSDDIEILGGEEKKKRTTIRFRKALTSADEFDHNIVRGETISVLFALGTKDDFTSMHKGRGKIDITF
- a CDS encoding MerR family transcriptional regulator encodes the protein MKEFYTVGEVSKLFNVSTETLRYYDRIQLIKPWKKGGNGYRYYSKAQFEMISTIIFLRTAGTSIEKLQSILNQDSPHMIQMELEHHRIEIRQKIEHLKSLETRVDSLFENIRDVSTDGLMEIKKMPTFWIISKEFEKDRDELEINEIVRINKATSDEWISFANIFSTIEMNDLLTRNYHRYKSYGFISEYPCETKSADLSIVESRLYACANARILRIDLEDIDRVYDNLIKFIDQEGFTIDGEAIERNVLDLFHGNNREFIHYFKIYIPVKRV
- a CDS encoding ABC transporter substrate-binding protein, which codes for MKRNFFITVLILAVTLSVYCSGQKDSSGAVKPVIRYAYQWTGDFDEQMKIYADAVEDEFILELECTPGLDHKQKIQVEIAAGETPDIYQYWSYETNLRDMAENDIILNVNDYLAVTNKVSRDSFSAGAWSATEVDGQNYGFPVSSFKGFFLANKALFDSYGLDLPETWSDLEQIAGVFRENGIIPLSMGSIKGDPGHLFFSSLAFQAADGYADAQALAGTLNFDTNANHRAADAIADLIEWKIMPSDTITNGGWGPQTALYNSRKAAMIFSFPWKISDFNTEIVEESVLIPVPSIPGAENSSAGFTVGGISISNLINKKSFNDPAKQAAVVTLTDYLLSDKVYTDVALNGKGFPAKILELPEGQDTLFDMVQNFTSEQDIYGIHEFFFPTLVTFDGYKSACDELYAGAVTPDEFVEKIQKGLNRLQ